The following coding sequences lie in one Rutidosis leptorrhynchoides isolate AG116_Rl617_1_P2 chromosome 4, CSIRO_AGI_Rlap_v1, whole genome shotgun sequence genomic window:
- the LOC139844319 gene encoding carotene epsilon-monooxygenase, chloroplastic has translation MLSVHSLSPLSTTAHRHNNHRISAVTPKTPFTIKSSLENKPKPEPISKNGSWVSPDWLTAITRSISLTKSDNSNIPIANAQLDDVSDLLGGALFLPLFKWMNEYGPIYRLAAGPRNFVIVSDPAIAKHVLRNYGTIYAKGLVAEVSEFLFGSGFAIAEGSLWTARRRAVVPSLHKKYLTVIVDRVFCKCSERFVDKLKSYARSNTAVNMEERFSQLTLDVIGLSVFNYNFDSLTSDSPVIESVYTALKEAEARSTDILPYWKIKALCKIIPRQIKAEQAVTIIRDTVEELIIKCKEIVEKEGEKIDDEDYVNDADPSILRFLLASREEVSSEQLRDDLLSMLVAGHETTGSVLTWTTYLLSKDPSSLKKAQEEVDRVLQGRLPTYEDVKNLKFITRCINESMRLYPHPPVLIRRAIIADELPGNYKVNPGQDIMISVYNIHHSSKVWERAEEFIPDRFDLDGPVPNESNTDYKYIPFSGGPRKCVGDQFAMLEAIVALAVFLQNMDFELVPNQKINMTTGATIHTTSGLYMKVRERKVSRTAISSV, from the exons ATGCTTTCCGTACACTCACTGTCACCACTATCAACCACCGCTCACCGCCACAACAACCACCGTATCTCCGCCGTTACACCCAAAACTCCATTTACAATCAAATCCTCACTTGAAAACAAACCAAAACCAGAACCCATTTCAAAAAACGGATCATGGGTCAGTCCGGATTGGCTAACAGCAATAACCCGGTCAATATCTCTGACAAAATCAGATAATTCAAATATCCCTATTGCAAATGCACAGCTGGATGACGTGTCTGATCTTTTGGGTGGAGCCCTCTTTCTACCATTGTTTAAATGGATGAATGAATATGGGCCAATTTATAGATTAGCAGCTGGGCCAAGGAATTTTGTTATTGTTAGTGATCCTGCAATTGCTAAACATGTTTTAAGAAATTATGGAACTATTTATGCTAAAGGACTTGTTGCTGAGGTGTCTGAATTCTTATTTGGCTCTGGTTTTGCCATTGCTGAAGGTTCACTTTGGACG GCAAGGCGCAGGGCTGTAGTTCCATCGCTTCACAAGAAGTACTTAACAGTAATAGTTGACCGTGTATTTTGCAAATGCTCCGAGAGGTTTGTTGATAAACTCAAATCGTACGCGCGCAGTAACACTGCTGTTAACATGGAGGAGCGGTTTTCACAATTGACCCTTGACGTTATTGGTTTGTCAGTATTTAACTACAATTTTGATTCCCTAACTTCTGATAGTCCTGTTATTGAATCCGTATATACTGCTCTAAAGGAAGCCGAAGCCCGTTCAACTGATATCTTACCATATTGGAAG ATTAAAGCACTATGCAAGATCATTCCAAGACAAATAAAAGCCGAACAAGCAGTTACTATAATTAGAGATACCGTTGAAGAGCTTATTATAAAATGCAAAGAGATAGTCGAAAAAGAAGGTGAAAAAATTGATGATGAAGACTATGTGAACGATGCAGATCCAAGTATCCTCCGATTCTTACTTGCTAGTAGGGAGGAG GTTTCAAGTGAACAGTTACGAGATGACCTTTTGTCGATGTTGGTTGCTGGGCATGAAACTACTGGTTCGGTGTTAACTTGGACTACGTATCTTTTAAGTAAG GACCCATCTTCTTTAAAGAAGGCTCAAGAAGAAGTTGACAGAGTGTTACAAGGCCGACTACCAACTTATGAAGACGTAAAAAACCTCAAATTCATAACACGATGCATAAACGAGTCGATGCGTCTCTATCCACATCCTCCG GTCTTGATAAGAAGAGCTATTATTGCAGATGAGCTTCCAGGAAATTACAAGGTCAACCCTGGTCAAGACATCATGATATCAGTGTATAATATCCACCATTCATCCAAG GTTTGGGAAAGAGCAGAAGAATTCATACCTGATAGATTTGACTTGGATGGGCCTGTGCCAAACGAATCCAACACCGATTATAA GTACATTCCATTCAGTGGTGGCCCACGAAAATGTGTAGGGGATCAATTCGCAATGCTGGAAGCGATTGTTGCTTTAGCGGTGTTTTTACAGAACATGGACTTTGAGTTGGTTCCGAATCAAAAGATCAACATGACTACCGGTGCCACCATTCACACAACAAGT GGTTTGTACATGAAAGTCAGAGAACGGAAAGTTAGTCGTACGGCCATATCTTCAGTATAG